Genomic DNA from Ictidomys tridecemlineatus isolate mIctTri1 chromosome 6, mIctTri1.hap1, whole genome shotgun sequence:
tagtattctttTGTGCATGTATACACTgaattttcttcatccattagTCTGTGATGGACTTGTAGGTTGTTTATGTAAGTAGGTCATTGTGAGTAGTGATGCAATGAATGTGGGAGTGTGAACTTCTCTTCAGtattctgatttcatttcttttgaggaAATACTCAGAAGTGGGATGGCTAGGTCATATGGtagtattattttttgtttgctccCAAAATTCCATACTCTTCTTCAtaatgattgtactaatttacattcctaaaAACAGTGTAAAAGTTGAgctttcttcacatcctcaccaaaatgtatctttttttttgataatatctatttttttctggtaccaggaattgaacccaggggtgcttaactactgagcaacatccccagtccttttttaatattttatttagagacagggtcttgctgagttacttaggccctcactaagttgctgaggttggctttgaactcacaattctcctgtctcagccttctaaacttctggggttacagatgtgcaccaccagcCCTACTAGTATTAGCCATTCTAACACATGTGTGGTAATATCTCATTTAGGatttaatttgtgtttccctgatgattagagatgttaagtatttttcatatacttatggtcatttgtatgttttttgaGACATGTCTACTCAGGTCTTTCAcacatttttaaatcagtttttttcttcatattactGAAGCCCCTTACATAAGTCTTAGCACCACTTCTTTGTTCCTAGCCATTTTCAGACATCTCAGATATGTCTTCCTCCCCATTTATCCTTCTTGTGTGGCTAGTCTCCATTTCTGTTTGTTCTACCATGTTTCTGTAGGTTCCTAAATGGTCACTGGAGCCCTACAAAGGCTATTATCACTTACAAAAAACTGTGCATTTCTTGTATTTTGTGGGGGTAGAAGGTTAGTTGTATCCTATGTTgccatgttttctattttttattacttttcaatCATTTGATCTCTTTTATtggataataattttaattttgttgatttaaaagttataaatcacctcttatttttttaaaaaaaattttagatggataccatatatttattttatttatttttatgtggtgctgaggatctaacccagtgcctcacatatgcaagacAAGTGCTTTGTCATTGAGTCCCAGTCCCAGCTCAGTTACCTCTTATTTTTATCATGGATACTTTAAGACTCATGCATGTTCATTTTCATCTTCTGAttaatttatgctttttatttcttcctttgaccACAACATATTATCTTTCTTATATGTTACTTTGGTCTTTCTTTGCAATCCCATCATGCGTTACgttttatagaattttatttctagttatagacatattttcttttttcttgagtcttattttttaaaaatatacttatagataatataaattatgttatAATTTTAACGTTTCATATCATTTTCATCATCCTTCTGGATTTATCtcccttcttttttgtttctttaaaaattgttttcaatttttttcgtGTGTGTGCAGCAAACCTTCTgaggttttttaaattattgttctaGTACATGTGATGCCTGATTTTAAAAgttctactctttctttttccatcctaCATCACATTTTATGATACCCATTGCCATTATTCTATTTCCCTTTGCCTATGACTCCCATTATCTAGATTTATTTTGGCATTTGCACTCGTCTTTAGGTGTCTATATATCATTTATTACCTATATATGTACTTACCTATAATCTCTCTctagtcaaatatttttattgtctttggtTGTATTTGGATATTTTACCAGAACTTAAATTTTATCTTGTTGTGTATGCTTTGACTCTACCTCTCCTAGAattactctcattttttttcatttcatttattaagCTTTTGAGCAATATTTTAAcctcttaatttttatgtttttaataatatcagtatcttccatatattttttcagaatattatactgatttaaaaattttgatgcTTCTGTTTCAATAATCTCCTTTACATCATATATTGTCCAGGGAAGATCTCGCCCCTCCCCCAGTGGTCAATTCCTCAGATGGGTGGTGGTATTAATTTCAGAGTGTATGACTCTAGTAGAGTTTCAGCTGTACTCCCTATTGATAGGTATGAACAGATGCTCAAGCTCTCATTTGTGACCTTCTGGGTGATTTTAAAGAAAGGATTGAAGATGGTCCTTAGGCCAGAGTACTCATGGTATTACAGAACTGTTCTCAACCATCTCTTTGTTCTACCTTAGCAgatttcctataattttttttctttcgaATTTTCCTTTGAACTCTTTGTTCACATTTGGCATTGGAGTTGACCACCTCTTTAGATTTCAAAGCCATAAGTCCGCAAGCTCTGGAGGTGTTAAGAAGAGGCAATGGGAGCATGAATGTCCAAGTGTGGCAGATCAGCCCTCCCTCATTTTCATAATGTCACCCTAGCACTTCAATGAAATTATACTGAGACCACTAGGTACCTAAATCTGTATCTTTTGATTCTTGTCTACAGTATTGATAGGAGGAAGAAAACTCATCAATTCACATACTTAGTATTGAACATTCCAGTAACTCAGTCTCAGAATCAATGAAATACTTACTTTTGCTTATCTCTGACCTAGATTATATTCCAAGAATGTATGAACATAAAGCCAGTCTAGATGAACACCTTCAGAATACCatgaattgttttttattttttgcattttgggAAGGTAATTTTTTCCTTCCCAAATTCATTTCCAAATGCTTAGATTGCGAAAACAGTGATGTCCTGCCTTGTGATTATAGACTTTGACTTACTTGGTGTGCTTACTTCTCTGTCCCAGAATATTCATCTACTCTTTCCATAGATATCCAGTATACATGGCTAGTGTTAACCCAATTCTTACAACCCATTTCTGAGTATTctgatattttcatttggaatatGGGCGGGACCTTCACAAATCTGGCAACCCAAACATGCACTGAGACACAGGAGGAGTGGAACTATATTGGtcttgttgcagaaggatttcatGTAGAAATGAAATGGCCTATGTTTTATAGTCCTATTTATATTAAACCAATCAAATTAATATCTGTTCTTAGTTAAGCTATAGTTCTTCAAAAAAGATATTGTTACAATTATGTGATTATGATGGTTTACAATTAAGTGGTTTTTATTAAATCACAAATACTGGCTCTCTATTTTAtgtctgttattttatttaattcttaaggTACCCTATAAAATAGACACTATTAATATCCATATTGTACAGTTGAGAAAGATAAGCCTTATAAAGGTCAAGTAACTAAATCTAGGTAATTCTGATAGATCATTGAGAATCTGGGATTTGAATAAAGCCTGTGTTTTAAACCGGTTTACCACACAGGTTTTCGGAGACATTTGGATGTGGGGGCTCTTAATAATGCAGGTGTGACTGTTTAAGAACATTTCTGTACCAATTAAAAGATATCTCAGTGAATCTGGAATATATTGAAAGTCAAATTAATTACTAATTTATAGCAATAAAAGAACCCAGATATTTAAAATAGCAGAGGCTTCCATAAAAGACTTTTTATTCAAAAATACAACATAGACTCCAATACTTTCTGTGGGTCTGACAATTTGTTCTCATAATCAATATAATCCAACTTTTCCTTGAGAAGCAATATGCTGCTCATGTTAAAACAGATAAAGTATGTCAATATACTGGATTATGTTCCACTTTTTGTACTCAAAACAGTAAACAACATCCTACAGTGTGTTAGGATAGCATCAAACTATGTAGACATGCTCAGATTAGAAAAAGTCCTTCCATTGAAATCAAGGTCCTACCAACACCTGTTAAAATTTAAGTTGTTATCTTGAATCCATGTGTCCACTTCTTTTGGTAGGGGAGTTTATTCCCAGCTGTTTTTCAAGACTCATAATTTGGAACATTCTAGATAGAAAACTGTATCCATATCTTACATTCTTTTCACTTTACAAAATAGTTATTCATGGTGGTTTGTGTTAGCAACAAAAACAGTATATTTGAGGGAAAGTTAAAGGAATGAAGAAGATCATAGAATTTGTCTTTTCTAATATCtaattaatataaacaaaaagatgaaaataaaatcataataggATAAAGGGAGGCTGGATTTGATTAGTGTATACTGTTTGCATGTAATTGAAATATAACTCTGAACTCCATTAATGTTTCCAAttaatacatacaaataaaaagatcACCAGGAACTatgaaagagagaggaagcagatctCCTGCTGTTAACTTAAAAAGAGGTCATCTAAGAAATTAAACAATAGATTCTGTCAAGGAGAGGCACAAACAGAGAGGCTCCCAACCTTCCTCTAGGAGCCTCTTTTAACCTCTAGAAGGGACACATGTAAGGTGACAATATctaaaaaattttcttctaatttgaATGATGTGGACCACATGTATATTCTTTACTTTCATTTTCCACTTATAAAAGGATGAAGGTTGCAATGGCTATAACTGAAACCTAAATGATAAAGGGAGAGAATTGGAATTACATTTTAATGGAAGCACAGTCTCTGGGGCTGAGGAAAAAGGCCAGTGCCTCTCCCCTTGAAAAAATTCTGATGGCCACATGGTGTTTTTTAAGACTCCTCTTGACTCATAAACTCAACTAACTCCACAGTTTGCAATTATACACTTTACAATCTGGCCTTCTTTGtcactccaaactcttctctcaaaaAAGCAGTGTTTTGCTTCTTAAATTTGAAGTCATTTCTGGAAAGAATAGTTAATTCTTCCCAACTGTTCTTTTGCTGGATTCATTAACCCTTTTCTAGTAACACTTACTATGTCATGTTTTTGTAAATTTATCCAAAAATTTACAGTTTACACACCTTACCCCTGGACTGTAGATTCCTTGAACATTAGAACAtgtgatttctgtatttttattttcaggggCCAGTTAAGCCTTTGATATTTAGTAGACTctcaaaatatttctatgaagtggaaatacatttttcattctttttttttcttaaaactttacAATCTTTTTGACAGTGTCCTTGAAGGCTTGCTTTACTTGTTGATTTCTTAGAGTATAAATAAAGGGATTCAACACGGGGGTGACTGAAGTAATGAGCACAGCTATTCCTTTGTTGAAAGCACCTCTTTCTTTTATAGAGGGATTAATGTACATAAACATGCAGCTGCCATAAGACAGGGAGATGACAATCATGTGGGAAGAGCAAGTGGAAAAGGCCTTTGTCCTTTGCTGGGCAGAAGGGATCTTCAGAATGGTCCTGATGATGTATGTGTAAGAAACTGTCACCAGAATCAAAGTAATCACTAGAGTCACCACAGCCATGAGCATGACCATCCTTTCTAAGAGGCTTGTGTCTGAGCAGGCCAGCTCCAGGAGGGGCCCATAGTCACAGAAATAGTGATTGAGAACATTGGAGGCACAGAAATCTACCTGACTCATCAAGACGACTGGCAGTAAGATAGCGAGGAATCCCCCCAGCCAGGAGCAGAGCACAAGCTGTGTGCAGACTCTGCTGCTCATAATGGTCAGGTAATGCAGgggtttgcagatggccacatagcgatcaTAGGACATGGAAGCCAGGAGGTAAAACTCTGTTGCCCCAAGAAATATAGCAAAAAAATACTGAGTGATGCAGCCTGCAAAGCTGATGGCCTTATTTCCTGTTGTCATGCTGGTCAGAAATCTGGGAATAAAAATGGATGTGAAGGAAATTTCTAAGAAGGAGAAATTCCggaggaagaaatacatgggggTTTGCAGCTGAGAATTCAGTAAGGTGAGGATGATGATAGTTAGATTTCCTAGGACACTGAGCATGTAGGTGATAAACAGAAACACGAACATCACCACCTGAAGTTCAGGTTGACTTGTGAGGCCCAGTAGAATAAATTCAGTCAGCATGGTCCTGTTTTTCATAGTTGAGCTCCAGCAGATCTAAGAGGGGAAAAGTGAGAAAGATGAAAACTGCAGAATTCCCCAGTAGAAGAGATAAGGCTTATTTTAAGAACAGAATGAGGTCACACATTGCTCTTCGTTGTATCAGCCCAAATCAGTGTTCCTTGGATTACACTTGCCTCCATGAAAGccccatatattttatataagtgacCTTATTCCTAAAGTCTTTGTAATTCCTCAAATTTATATATTCCCAGGCACTTAACAAAAGATATAATAGAATAAttacccaacattttttttttcaaatgaatgtttTTGGAACTATTCTTTCCTCTCAAAGTGCTTATGAAACCTCCACATTTAAAGCACTTTCCTCTGACTCTATTAATAATCTCTCTTACTTCTCACTCTTGGTAGAAATATTTCCACCTGAtgctgttttctatttctttgatttctctgaAATTTTTTGCTTCAGTGGATCTCTGCTGTAGATCCCCATCTCATCACTGTCCAAATATCTGACTTCCTTGTTTCAGGAACAAGTAAGACTTCCCCCCAAATGGGCAATGCTGAATAACTTCTGATTTTATGCTGTGAGACTTTCTCCTGCCTGATAAAGCTTAGGCATCAATAAATCATGCTAATTAGCATTTTATTATAAGTCTCTTACCATCAGTGCCTCCAGGACCTTGATTTGAAATACACTCTTGAGAACTGAGTTATTGAGCAATGCACAGACAGCATCACAGAATGGATTTTGCACTGTTTTAAAGTGTCCTCAGTGGCACCACAGGGTGACAGTTCATCATGCCCAAATTGCTATCTATTCTTAGAATATGGAGATCAGGAAGAGAGGTCCCCAcgtaattcttattttttttaaacaataagaGTTTTTTTAGAGATAAATTCGTATTTCCAGGGAAGGAAACTTTGTCTAAATATTCTTTatgcatttttagatttttctgaTAAAGAAGCAAAGACAAGGTTAAGTGGTCCCTCCAATTCTCATGCATAATGTTAGAAAAATCATATCAAAATTATTCTCACCAATCTCTATATTTCTCATATAGATTTTAGAGGTAATAGGTGATGTTAAACATTGAACTGGGTCTCTAACAATCCTCCTTTGCCTCTTTATACTAACCTGTGATCTTTGACAAGTATTGCATTTTATTCCAGATTTTTTACAATTGATGGCTTTCATGACCCACATTAACAGAATTATAACATTGGTGATTTTAAAAGTACAAGATGCTCATACATTAGACAATCTAAATGTGTGTAGGGTGCAGTATACCTTGTCATTCCTAAGAGGTAAGACAAAGATAAAGTGTGCCATGTGAATCTCTGAGTAATCTTAAATCTGACATGCTTCCTATTGGCTTTCACATACAACCTTAGATTGCCTTCCACATTCTGTCCTTGGAAGTATCCAAAGTTGTGGGCCTTAATTAGAAAAGAATATTATCTTCCATTCCAAGAGTACATGCCAGAATCAAATGATAGTTCCTGGCACAGTCCTTCGTacatataatagaaaacaaaagcaaggtgctgggTTAAATCCtaagcacttaaaaaaaataaagcaacaaaaaCCCAACACTTTTCCCCAGCAGTTATAGAATTGGAAGACTTTGAGAGAATCAGAATTTCTTATATTTCTGTCCTAAGAAATTTTATGTGTAAGAAGGCGGGCAAAAGGCTTCTTTGCAGTTTCCATGTTACCAAGAGTGACAGAGGTTTTATCTGTTCTCTTTAGAGCAGACGCATGGGGATCAATTTCCTGTAGAAGCTAAAGATGCCCTGTGGACTCAAATTCAAAAGGTGATAATGAACCTCAGTTGTTGACAATTTTGAGAACAAATTGTAAACATATGGCTGAGAAGAGAGGCTCCAGAGACTATGATATAAGGATTCTACAAGTGAATATGACTTAGCCACGAGGTTTGTGGATAAGTTGAGAGCCGTGGAGTGAGACTCCTGGGGATGGGTAGGCCTGACCTTGATAATGTTCCTGTTGTTTATCTTTTAACAAGCCAGATGTCCAGAGCTCAAACCTGATATAAGTGAATGGTATTTTATAAGGGATTTCCAAAACCTCAATGTCATAGAATTATTGCAACTGGAAAACAGTTTGCTGTTACAATTGGATACAGGCACGTCTTAACCACATCCAACCTTTTTAGGAAGACATGTCTCCTATTACACCGACAATGTCCTTATGTGAGGAAATTCCAAGGATATACTTGCAtggcatatataaacacatgTCATAGAACTTTTCTATTGAGGTAGAGTAATTGCTTCCCATAAAATTGAAGGCCTCGACCATGTCAGAAAAATTACGAGTCAGCCCAAGGATGATTCAAGGGCCCCGCACTGTTTACTTGCATCTCAGAGGCAATGCATTCCTCATTACAGATTTTATTTACATCCTTTATGCTGTTAACCACCAATAATTCCCCTAAGGGTGGGCCATCCCACAGAAAAAGGTGCTAGAGTGTGTCTAAATTCTCATACAACAGGAATTCCCATTAGTGCCACCCAGAGCCTTCTTCAGTCTAGAGGGTTTAATGTCCTCTTCTCATTGTTTGTGGGATCTCTGTATCTGCCATGATGACCATAGTCATTCATGGACCTCAGCTGCTAGAAACTATACACCATTAGGTTGGCAACTATTGAGTGCATATTGGGTCCATCTGAAGATAAAACTCACAGTCAGGAACGATGTAGGATACCGAGAATCTGTGAAAGCTTGGATATTTTGAATGAAGTATTGTAAAGTTTCATGTCTCATATTTAGGGCCTTTAGCTAttgatttgatatatttttatttattttttaattgatggaAAACCTAGGTATCATTGTGTACAGCATGCACCATGTTTTGAAATATAGATAGGCTGTGAAATGGTTAAATATAGCTAACCAATGAATGTATTACCtcacataattataatttttgtggTGAGTGCACAATTTCTactgtttcttattttaagactaCAATATATTGTCATTAACTACAGTTATTCTGTTGTCCAAATTATCTCCTGAACTTATTCCAACTACCTAAAATTTTGTGTTCTTCGACTAGTTACTCTGCAATCCACTCCAAGCCCCAATGAGTCCCAGGTACGCACATGTGAGTGATATAATGACTTTTCTATTTCTGCATTGGCTTTATATCACCACATAATGCCTTTCAAGTTCATATATATTGTTGCAAATGAgagaattttattgtttattcatcacattttttcttcttaaaatacaaattcaagtttcttttttatttattctttttagatatacatgaaagtacagtttattttgacatagtataaATTTGTAGAGTAAATCTTATTCTAACTAGAGTCCCAGTCTTgcggttgcacatgatgtggaaaTACACTGTGATGTATTCATGTATAAATACAGGAAATTTATGTCCGaatcattctactatctttctagTCTCATCCCCactctcttcctttcattccccttttgtctaatccaatgaacttctattcgtCCCTCCTgacccttgttgtgtgttagcatccacatatcagagagaacatttggcttttttttttgttgtttggatttacttatttcacttagcacaacagtcttcagttccatccatttactggcaaatgccatgatttcatttttctttatggctgagtaatatttcattgtgcaaatgtaccacattttctttatccattcttctattgaaggatacctagattgggttcatagcttggctattgcaAGTTGAGGTGCTGTAAACATTGTATAcatcagattttctttatccattaatccactGCAGTATACTCATACTGAGTCcatatcttgactattgtgaataatgctgcagtaaACATGTGACTGAAGCTCTCTTCAGCATATTGATTTCACTTGCTTTGGGTATAGTCCCAGTTGTAggattgctggattatatggtaaatgtctttttaaatttttttttttgtggaattgttttccataatggttgtactacccatattcccatcaacagtgtataagcgttcattttattattgaggTATTTGCattggatattaatcccttatcaatGTGAAAATACTTTCCTCCAATCTGTGGGTTGTTTCTAAACCCCACTGATTGCTtactttgctgtacagaagcttttagTTTAATGTAATCCCATcagtctaatttttcttttattatctgTGCTCCTGAGGtcagattttaaaaaacccaTCACCTATACCAGCATTATGGGGCTTTCCCATCTACgctttcttctagcagtttcatAGTTTTGGGTCTTACGTTTACAAGTGGTGGAGGAGGGGATTGTGGGTGAGAGGAGATAGCTTAGAATTGAGGATTTcagttttgttcctttctttacccttttccccccctctgaatgTGGTTGAGGCTAACTTGAAAAATCTACCCTTTAATCTCCTCTAGTGGGTCCATCTAGGTTAATTGTAGGAGGTCATAGATATGAGTGTGGGCCCTGGAATAAGATAGGTAAACCCTAGGTAAACCATTTAGTGGCATGAAGCTGTGAGTGATTCAGTAATGGTCTGCACTTCCTGCTTCAGGAAATGCAAATACTTTCTTTTCAATGAGAATAATAAGTGTATGCTCATTGTGGATTAttaccaatattaaaaaaaactgattctTTTAGGTTCTTAGTATTACGACCAcaagtctatttatgtggtgaattacatttattgatttcgtTAGTGATCCAACCTTGAATCCCTGGAATGAAatccacttgattatggtgcaccacctttttaatgtatttttgtgtgtggtttgccaatattttattataaaattttgcatctgtattcatcaaggatattggtgtGATGTTTTCTactcttgatgtgtctttatatagttttggtatcagggcaatgctggtttcatagaatgaatttggtacTGTTCCTGcttttatatttaatgaaataatttgaggaagattagtattaatttttctctaaaggtctggtagaacttgcCTAATAACCTGTCCAGTCCAGGTCTTTGCTTCATTGAAAGGTTTCTATATCCTCCTAATTCAATTTGGTTAGGTCATATGTCTTTAGGAAAATGTTGATATCTTatgattttctaatttatcagagtataatttttcaaaataattcctcaGGATCCTCTGGATTTTTATTAGTGTCtatatgatatttcctttttcacattGAAATTTGTTAATCTGAGTGATCTCTTTCCTTTGGTTAGTTTATTAATcttgtttatcctttcaaaaagCCAAGTATTTGTTCTGTTGatcttttgtattgttttttattctcaaattcATTGAGttgtctctgattttaattatttcctgtcttctactgattttggtgttggttttttcttctttttctagggtctTGAAGTGTAATGTTAGATTActtatttggtatctttctattcttttgatgTATGAACTCAATGctctgaacttttctcttagaactatCTTCATACTgcctcagagattttgatatgttgtctCACTGTTCTCCTTTACttctgagaattttaaaattcctccCGATTTCTTTTGCAGtcatttcatctttcaaaaatgtgttatttagtctccagatttgtttctatcttttttatcttactgtttatttctaatttaattgcATTATGATCTCTTAGAATATAAGATATTATCtctgatttttttgtgtttgctaagatttgtttgtgacctaaaatatggtctattttggaaaatattccaTGTGCTATTGAGAAGAATGTGAATTCAGTTTTTAATGGATGAAATTTTACATATATGGATGAAATTTTACATATATGGAtgaaatattacatattattaatcatatttttagTTCTGTGGAATTTTAATTTAAGTCTTGatgatctatctagtggtgagagCAGTATGTTAAAGTAACCtggtattattgtgttgtagtctatttgatttttattattgaaaagagtttgtttgaCATATAGagatgcaccattgtttggaCACAAATACTTAgaatcattatatcttcttgttgtaTGATTTCTTTCAGCAATATAAAAGGAccttgtcccttctgattaatttggTTTGAAATTCACTGAGTTTGATGTGAGAGTAGCTAACCTTGCTTATTTCCTActaccattcttttttaaaaaatctttttctggggcttgggctgtagcttagtggtaaagcgcttgcctagcacaggtgaggcactaggttcgatcctcagtaccacataaaacataaaaataaataaaataaagttataatttttttcctattcattcaccttcagtctgtggatatctttgtcTGTGAGGTGAGTTTCATGCAAAGAGGATATTGttgagtgtttatttatttttgatattagtGATTGCACtgaggagtgcttaaccactcagccacattcccggccctttgtattttttattttgaaatgggtctcactaagttgatgaggctggcttgcATCTTGCtagccccctgcctcagcttcctgagtcactggtactataagcatgcaccaccacagccAGCTTGGGTCTTGTTTTAAATCCAGTGTTCCAACCTATGTCTTTTTACCGAAGAGTTTCGGTCATTTACACTCCATATTATACAGAGtagctatttatttaatttcattttgatgtatttctaatatttaaatcagACTTGAATTCAatactataaattttcctcttagaaaccTTCATACTGTCATTTAATTGACTGCACTCTttaattgactattcttctactgtaattcattcctattccgtttttcatttttatttttcgtttcttcttcatgaaatccTTCACTGAGTACATTTTGTAGTGTAGACTTTCTGGTTATGAATTTTTTAAGCTTCTGATTTCATGGAAGGTTTTTTCCCCCCATCaattctgaaacttaattttgctgggtatagtaatcTTTGTtggaattcattttctttcagagcttgttatatattattccaagcccTTCTGGCTTTTAGggtctgagttgagaaatcagttgaaattcATTTAAGTTTAGCTCTAAATGCAACCAGCCATTTTTctcttgcagattttaaaattctatccttaatttgtatgttaggtatttttattataatgtgtcttggagtggATCTACtgtgttttttatatttgaaattctaCATGCctcttttatttgaatttccatcTCATCCTTAAGTTTGGAaagtttttatgttattatttcattgacaAGTTTGTGCATCCCTTTAGCTTGTATTTCAGAGCCTTCATATACCctaagatttcttaaatttggcTTTTTGATGTTATCTCAGATTTGttgaatattctgctcatggtctcttaaaatgttttctgtatGGTCTACTTTATATTCAGtattctttattttgtcttcaagGTCTGAAAATTTATCTTCAAAGTGGTCTAATCTATCACtaatgctttccattgaatttttaatttggtttattgagtctttcattttcaggatttccatttggttctttctcaaaattgctatctctttattgaagtgagttttcacttcctttattttctctctattttcACTCCTTAGATCTTCTTTAAGTATGATGAACATTTCAACTATGAAAAAATTCTTTTGCTGACATTTTC
This window encodes:
- the LOC144365051 gene encoding LOW QUALITY PROTEIN: olfactory receptor 6C4-like (The sequence of the model RefSeq protein was modified relative to this genomic sequence to represent the inferred CDS: substituted 1 base at 1 genomic stop codon); protein product: MKNRTMLTEFILLGLTSQPELQVVMFVFLFITYMLSVLGNLTIIILTLLNSQLQTPMYFFLRNFSFLEISFTSIFIPRFLTSMTTGNKAISFAGCITQYFFAIFLGATEFYLLASMSYDRYVAICKPLHYLTIMSSRVCTQLVLCSWLGGFLAILLPVVLMSQVDFCASNVLNHYFCDYGPLLELACSDTSLLERMVMLMAVVTLVITLILVTVSYTYIIRTILKIPSAQQRTKAFSTCSSHMIVISLSYGSCMFMYINPSIKERGAFNKGIAVLITSVTPVLNPFIYTLRNQQVKQAFKDTVKKIVKFXEKKRMKNVFPLHRNILRVY